The sequence CACCCAAGgatgacaagaagaagaaagattcTGGAAACTTGGCCAAGAAAGACAAAGACCCCTTGAACAAGTTGGGGAGCAAagccaaaaagaagaaatggttcAAAGACAAAGTTCAGGACAAGTTCAATAACCTGGTCTTGTTTGACAAAGCCACATATGACAAGCTCTGTAAGGAAGTTCCCAACTACAAGCTGATAACCCCAGCTGTGGTCTCCAAGAGACTGAAGATTCGCGGCTCCTTGGCCAGGGCAGCCCTTCAGGAGCTCCTTAGTAAAGGACTTATTAAACTAGTCTCAAAGCACGGAGCTCAAGTGATTTACACCAGAAACACCAA comes from Eptesicus fuscus isolate TK198812 chromosome 1, DD_ASM_mEF_20220401, whole genome shotgun sequence and encodes:
- the LOC103298545 gene encoding 40S ribosomal protein S25-like; protein product: MPPKDDKKKKDSGNLAKKDKDPLNKLGSKAKKKKWFKDKVQDKFNNLVLFDKATYDKLCKEVPNYKLITPAVVSKRLKIRGSLARAALQELLSKGLIKLVSKHGAQVIYTRNTKGQDAPAAGEDA